A stretch of Mucilaginibacter terrae DNA encodes these proteins:
- a CDS encoding ring-cleaving dioxygenase gives MENSINGIHHITAIAGNAQRNFNFYSKVLGLRLVKKTVNFDDPQTYHLYYGDEQGTPGTILTFFPWEGIAAGRRGTRQATEIGYSVPANSFDFWINRFEKHNVVYNKPAEKFGEQYLTFLDPDGLKLELIASKTADNRLPWETDEVKAENATKGFHNITITTNKMQPTADILTGVFGYKLLEQHVNRYRFVTDAVDNANIVDLVEVPGEHAGHVAGGSVHHVAFRVKNEEILMQYREKIEALGLHITEKIDRNYFYSLYFREPGGVLFEIATDNPGFSVDEPVESLGTHLKLPAQYEEYRASLETTLPKLV, from the coding sequence ATGGAAAATTCAATCAACGGCATACACCACATCACTGCTATTGCCGGTAACGCTCAACGCAACTTCAACTTTTACAGCAAAGTATTAGGTTTACGTCTGGTTAAAAAAACCGTAAACTTCGATGACCCTCAAACATATCACTTATATTATGGCGACGAGCAAGGTACGCCCGGCACTATATTAACTTTCTTCCCTTGGGAGGGTATTGCAGCCGGCAGACGAGGTACACGCCAGGCTACCGAAATTGGTTACTCGGTTCCCGCTAACAGTTTCGATTTCTGGATCAACCGTTTCGAAAAACATAACGTGGTTTACAACAAACCGGCCGAAAAATTCGGCGAACAATATCTTACCTTTTTAGACCCTGATGGTTTGAAACTGGAACTTATTGCCTCAAAAACTGCCGATAACCGTTTACCATGGGAAACCGATGAAGTAAAGGCCGAAAATGCCACTAAAGGTTTTCATAACATTACCATCACCACTAATAAAATGCAGCCTACTGCCGATATTTTAACAGGTGTGTTTGGTTACAAACTGTTAGAGCAACATGTAAACCGTTACCGCTTTGTAACTGATGCTGTGGACAACGCCAACATAGTTGACCTGGTTGAGGTACCGGGCGAGCATGCCGGTCATGTAGCCGGTGGGTCGGTTCACCATGTGGCCTTTAGGGTTAAAAATGAAGAGATACTGATGCAATACCGCGAAAAGATAGAAGCGTTAGGTTTGCACATTACCGAAAAAATTGACCGTAACTATTTCTATTCTTTATACTTCCGCGAACCAGGAGGCGTGTTATTTGAAATTGCTACCGACAATCCAGGCTTTAGTGTAGATGAACCCGTAGAATCATTAGGTACACACTTAAAATTACCTGCACAATACGAAGAGTACCGCGCCAGTTTAGAAACCACTTTACCAAAATTAGTATAA
- a CDS encoding GNAT family N-acetyltransferase has translation MSYEDIPLVNNEAIHNFELVVEGHRAFIDYKQKGDKVYLIHTEVPAELKGKGVAEAIVEKTFIYMEERGLKLVPLCVYVGMYLKRHPEWNRLLA, from the coding sequence ATGAGTTACGAAGATATTCCATTAGTAAATAACGAAGCCATCCACAACTTTGAGCTGGTAGTTGAGGGGCACCGGGCCTTTATCGACTACAAACAAAAAGGCGACAAGGTATACCTCATCCACACCGAAGTTCCTGCCGAACTGAAAGGCAAGGGCGTTGCCGAAGCTATAGTCGAAAAAACGTTCATCTATATGGAAGAACGCGGTCTTAAGCTTGTACCGCTATGTGTATACGTGGGTATGTATTTAAAACGCCACCCCGAGTGGAATAGATTATTGGCTTAA
- a CDS encoding response regulator transcription factor, producing the protein MNNQLIEIRIQECIKQIAETANQYPGVTIIHDIRNWSVLWMSPNGLKQLGITADEIKQLSVEEYHARHFNPEDAKDYSPRILSLMQADSVEDSVTYFQQVRINEYADWTWHMSSTKILLRDENMSPVLCITMSFAIDAMHHMASKASRLLEENNFLRKNYEQYAKLSQRERDVLRTLAIGKSAAETAEELFISVNTVETHRKNIRQKLSATSFFELSQYARAFDLI; encoded by the coding sequence ATGAACAACCAACTTATCGAAATCAGGATACAGGAATGCATTAAGCAAATTGCCGAAACCGCAAACCAATACCCGGGCGTAACAATAATTCATGATATCAGAAACTGGTCGGTACTATGGATGTCTCCAAACGGGTTAAAACAGCTTGGTATAACTGCTGATGAAATAAAACAACTCTCGGTTGAAGAGTACCATGCCCGCCACTTTAATCCCGAAGATGCCAAGGATTATTCTCCCAGGATTTTAAGTTTAATGCAGGCCGATAGCGTAGAAGATAGTGTGACCTACTTTCAGCAAGTTCGCATAAATGAATATGCCGACTGGACCTGGCATATGAGCAGCACCAAAATACTTTTGCGCGATGAAAATATGAGCCCGGTGCTATGCATTACCATGTCGTTTGCCATTGATGCCATGCATCATATGGCCTCAAAGGCATCGCGGTTGTTAGAGGAGAATAACTTTTTACGCAAAAACTATGAGCAGTATGCCAAACTAAGCCAGCGCGAGCGGGATGTATTGCGCACGTTAGCCATAGGTAAAAGTGCCGCCGAAACTGCCGAAGAGCTATTCATATCTGTAAACACAGTAGAAACGCACCGCAAAAATATAAGGCAAAAACTTAGTGCAACCAGTTTTTTTGAGTTGAGCCAATATGCCCGAGCATTCGACCTGATATAG
- a CDS encoding STAS domain-containing protein produces MKVTIQETEAAVIAAIEGSIDSKTAPDLQQSILPVINDRNKMVLDLTEVTFVSSAGLRVLLMVYRQLKSKDGKVFLVGVSDEIKDVMFMTGFITFFEITSTLEEALASN; encoded by the coding sequence ATGAAAGTAACAATTCAGGAAACAGAAGCGGCGGTGATAGCAGCCATTGAAGGCAGCATTGACAGTAAAACCGCTCCTGATTTGCAACAAAGCATATTGCCCGTAATAAACGACCGTAATAAAATGGTGCTCGATTTAACCGAGGTAACCTTTGTATCGAGCGCCGGTTTACGGGTGTTGTTGATGGTTTACCGTCAGCTTAAAAGCAAAGATGGCAAGGTGTTTTTGGTAGGTGTTTCAGATGAGATCAAGGACGTAATGTTCATGACCGGCTTTATCACCTTCTTTGAAATTACCTCAACTTTAGAAGAAGCATTAGCAAGCAACTAA
- a CDS encoding AGE family epimerase/isomerase, which translates to MDINFTFSDTIAGYVTDFSLREQSFKLKTSDDREFLIHLMPNTYARFARNLGEPYQDATGQINHLLALPRQMVFAYGTFYPGNGGTLFQAQWLVFPGKSPGNYRHEEPDWWIKQIESIGHSYLKWQFNYPEEPIDYHKYRTFLHLGGGKHGDYLQETDTISRLVYGFASAYLLTGKDEFLEAAEAGTNYLRDHMRFLDQDEDIVYWFHGIKVDGEKETKLLTSEFGDDYDSIPMYEQIYALTGPTQTMRITGDTRIMSDIDKTLSLFERFYKDEVQEGYFSHIDPIMLSAHDESLGANKARKNWNSIGDHAPAYLINLYLATGDPKHADFLEYTFDTITRFFPDYLNSPFVQEKFFEDWSKDQVWGWQQNRAVIGHNLKIAWNLMRMQSLKPKVEYLDFARKIAEEMPEVGADRQRGGWYDVVDRVKKPDGVHHEFSFHDRKAWWQQEQAILAYLIMHGILKDDEYLRHAREVASFYSAFFLDTDDGGVYFNTLANGLPYLVGNERFKGSHSMSGYHSMELCYLSATYINLLIKKEPMFMYFKPYINSFKDNILRVSPDILPEGSIYIEAVFIDNEPYENFDANGLFVNLPQTDKQVRVKVKLTPKTWLD; encoded by the coding sequence ATGGATATAAACTTTACCTTTTCAGATACCATTGCCGGCTACGTAACCGATTTTAGCCTGCGCGAGCAATCTTTCAAGCTCAAAACTTCTGACGATCGGGAATTTTTAATTCACCTCATGCCCAATACTTACGCGCGTTTTGCACGTAACCTGGGCGAGCCTTACCAGGATGCTACCGGGCAAATTAACCACCTGCTGGCCTTACCGCGGCAAATGGTGTTTGCTTACGGAACCTTTTATCCGGGCAATGGGGGCACGTTGTTTCAGGCGCAATGGCTGGTGTTTCCGGGTAAAAGTCCGGGCAATTACCGCCATGAGGAACCCGATTGGTGGATCAAACAAATCGAATCAATAGGGCATAGCTATTTAAAATGGCAATTCAATTACCCCGAAGAGCCTATTGACTATCATAAATATCGTACCTTTTTGCACTTAGGTGGCGGCAAGCACGGCGATTATTTGCAGGAGACCGATACAATTTCGCGTTTGGTTTACGGCTTTGCATCGGCCTATTTACTTACCGGCAAAGATGAGTTTTTAGAAGCTGCCGAAGCCGGTACAAATTACCTGCGCGATCATATGCGTTTTTTAGACCAGGACGAAGACATTGTATACTGGTTTCATGGCATTAAGGTTGACGGTGAAAAGGAAACCAAGCTGCTCACTTCCGAGTTTGGCGACGACTACGACTCGATACCTATGTACGAGCAAATTTATGCACTTACAGGTCCAACGCAAACTATGCGTATTACTGGCGATACCCGCATCATGTCGGATATAGACAAGACATTGTCGTTGTTCGAGCGCTTTTATAAAGATGAGGTGCAAGAGGGATATTTTTCGCACATAGATCCGATCATGCTGAGTGCGCACGATGAATCTTTAGGTGCAAACAAGGCCCGTAAAAACTGGAACTCCATAGGCGATCATGCCCCGGCTTATCTTATAAACCTGTACCTGGCTACCGGCGACCCAAAGCATGCTGATTTTTTAGAATATACATTTGATACCATTACCCGTTTCTTTCCCGATTACCTGAACAGCCCGTTTGTGCAGGAAAAGTTTTTTGAAGACTGGAGCAAAGACCAGGTTTGGGGATGGCAGCAAAACCGTGCGGTGATAGGGCACAACCTCAAAATTGCCTGGAATTTGATGCGTATGCAATCGCTCAAACCCAAGGTTGAATACCTCGACTTTGCCCGCAAAATAGCCGAAGAAATGCCCGAAGTAGGTGCCGATAGGCAACGTGGAGGCTGGTACGATGTGGTAGACCGCGTAAAGAAACCCGATGGGGTACACCACGAGTTTTCGTTTCATGACCGCAAAGCCTGGTGGCAGCAGGAGCAGGCTATACTGGCCTACCTCATTATGCACGGCATTTTAAAAGACGATGAATACTTGCGCCATGCCCGCGAAGTTGCCTCGTTTTACAGCGCATTCTTTTTAGATACCGACGATGGCGGCGTTTATTTTAATACGCTGGCCAATGGTTTACCTTATTTGGTTGGTAATGAAAGGTTTAAGGGCAGTCATTCTATGAGTGGTTATCATAGCATGGAGTTGTGTTACCTGTCGGCCACATACATTAACCTGCTCATTAAAAAGGAGCCTATGTTCATGTATTTTAAACCTTATATAAATTCATTTAAAGACAATATACTGCGCGTTTCGCCTGATATTTTGCCCGAGGGCAGCATATATATCGAAGCCGTATTTATTGATAATGAACCCTACGAGAATTTTGATGCCAACGGACTTTTTGTAAACCTGCCTCAAACTGATAAGCAGGTGCGGGTAAAGGTTAAGTTAACCCCTAAAACCTGGTTGGATTGA
- a CDS encoding alpha/beta hydrolase, translating to MYNHNFEYKTTGTPAAKAKGALVMLHGRGGTAANIMSLAAELNVKDFAIYAPQATNSSWYPYSFMAPDGQNQPALNSALQVINQLVEQIKADGIPADKIYFLGFSQGACLTLEYITRNAQRFGGAVAFTGGLIGEQLTPANYQGDFNTTPVLITTGNPDPHVPLTRVEESVEILKQHGANVILKVYPGRPHTISMDEIELAKEVVF from the coding sequence ATGTATAATCATAATTTTGAATATAAAACAACCGGTACCCCTGCAGCAAAAGCTAAGGGGGCACTGGTTATGCTTCACGGCCGTGGCGGCACCGCAGCCAATATCATGAGTCTTGCCGCAGAATTGAACGTGAAAGATTTTGCCATTTATGCACCTCAGGCTACCAACAGCAGTTGGTATCCATATAGCTTTATGGCACCCGATGGGCAGAACCAACCGGCATTAAATTCGGCATTACAAGTTATTAACCAACTGGTGGAGCAAATTAAAGCTGATGGCATTCCGGCCGATAAAATATACTTTCTCGGCTTTTCGCAGGGAGCGTGTTTAACGCTGGAGTATATTACCCGCAATGCGCAACGTTTTGGCGGTGCGGTAGCCTTTACCGGCGGATTAATAGGAGAGCAGCTTACACCGGCTAATTACCAGGGCGATTTTAATACCACCCCGGTACTCATAACCACCGGTAACCCCGACCCACATGTGCCCTTAACCCGCGTTGAAGAAAGTGTGGAAATATTAAAACAGCACGGTGCCAATGTTATCCTTAAAGTATACCCTGGTCGGCCGCACACCATTAGTATGGATGAGATTGAGTTGGCTAAAGAGGTAGTTTTTTAA
- a CDS encoding DEAD/DEAH box helicase, translating to MQAGYNHLQSSLPDTYIIANTTVAELTEIIIAEHSLNNNFAEQEQIVANFLVINRGIFNSRYNSLSFPAVEVIQQDGDVITICTCLQPKNKLCEHKAKVLLQLINKTDFRVFFDAQLRQQHLKKFAADYGLQDEPDLSQYFELVYVNQAAVIKPIQTGLFPVTPFSLKDIKDDMLPDTGPIVPSHNDAALQRIVVFKQHKYYKHLVLELCEAGITQESKVKNPVNKLNPLEEVWDTNDPLELKFYTAISRFENKVEGKISNAAIEGLKAVVKNPLGLACYVHNGEVSDKTTASALSQVKISKVSNDIELKVDQSGMFYEVSGTLQIGTVKYKLAELDIVLDYFIKVHETLYLVKDIQMLGVINFFKRRKGNLVVHQSKYDQLQKQVLSNLEERVKVDYTYIKPATTSQLKEQGFAAETEKIIYLSDFGQHVMIIPIMRYGEVEIPIRTQKQIHSMDSKGKYFLVKRNEEAEGRFMALLLKQHQYFEEQITDDLQYFYLHKKRFLDENWFLRAFENWHKAGVTILGFNEISGNKLNGNKAKVSVQVKSGINWFNTIITARFGKQKASLKHLHKAIRNKSKFVQLDDGTLGILPDEWMLKFNEYFAAAEVVDEMLYTPKVNYTSIVQLYEDAMLDAEVSDELRNYHKKLSNFSQVANVTVPEGLQTTLRGYQQQGLNWLNFLDEFNFGGCLADDMGLGKTVQVIAFILSQNDKVERNTNLIVVPTSLLFNWQAEVARFAPSLKIHTLYGADRLKNTDGFEDYEIILTSYGTLLSDINFLKSFEFNYVFLDESQNIKNPNSQRYKAARLLKSRNRIAITGTPIENNTFDLYSQLSFACPGLLGSKQYFKDIYSTPIDQFKVSKRSLELQNKIKPFILRRTKQEVASELPEKTEMVLYCEMQDEQRKIYDAYEKEFREFVSATSNDELPKSSMHVLKGLTKLRQICDSPLLLSGEKLPGKESAKIDVLVEQILNKSPEHKILVFSQFVSMLNLLAKELDKSNIGYAKLTGTTRNRQAVVDDFQNNTDTRVFLVSLKAGGTGLNLTAADYVYIVDPWWNPAIENQAIDRAYRIGQQKHVVAVRLICPDTIEEKIIILQETKRNLSGHLLQQDGSFFKSLTRTDLLDLLKYP from the coding sequence ATGCAAGCCGGTTATAACCACCTTCAATCTTCGTTGCCCGATACATACATTATTGCTAATACCACAGTAGCAGAACTAACTGAGATTATTATAGCCGAACATAGCCTCAACAATAACTTTGCGGAGCAGGAGCAAATTGTTGCCAATTTTTTGGTGATAAACCGGGGAATATTCAATAGCAGGTACAATTCCCTTTCATTCCCGGCCGTTGAGGTTATACAACAGGATGGAGATGTTATAACCATTTGTACATGCCTTCAGCCTAAAAATAAACTTTGCGAACATAAGGCCAAAGTGCTGTTGCAACTCATCAACAAAACCGATTTCAGAGTGTTTTTTGATGCGCAGCTACGCCAGCAACATCTTAAAAAATTTGCTGCCGATTACGGATTGCAGGACGAGCCCGACTTGAGCCAGTACTTTGAACTCGTATATGTAAATCAGGCGGCAGTTATAAAACCCATACAAACCGGATTGTTTCCGGTAACACCCTTTAGTTTAAAAGACATAAAGGATGATATGCTGCCCGACACGGGACCAATAGTTCCTTCACATAACGATGCTGCTTTGCAGCGGATTGTAGTTTTTAAGCAGCACAAGTACTATAAACACCTTGTACTCGAACTTTGCGAAGCCGGAATTACCCAGGAAAGCAAGGTAAAGAACCCCGTAAATAAACTGAACCCGCTCGAAGAAGTTTGGGACACCAATGATCCGCTCGAACTCAAATTTTATACGGCCATTTCGCGGTTTGAAAACAAGGTGGAAGGCAAGATCAGTAATGCTGCCATTGAAGGATTAAAAGCTGTGGTTAAAAATCCGCTTGGTTTAGCGTGCTATGTGCATAACGGCGAGGTATCTGATAAAACAACTGCATCGGCATTGTCACAGGTAAAAATCAGCAAGGTATCAAATGATATTGAGTTGAAGGTAGATCAAAGCGGCATGTTTTACGAAGTGTCTGGCACCTTACAAATCGGCACGGTAAAATACAAGCTTGCCGAACTGGATATAGTACTTGACTATTTTATAAAAGTGCACGAAACCTTGTACCTGGTAAAAGATATACAAATGCTGGGCGTTATCAACTTCTTCAAACGCCGCAAGGGGAATTTGGTTGTTCATCAGTCCAAGTATGATCAGTTGCAAAAACAGGTGCTCAGTAACCTCGAAGAGCGTGTTAAGGTTGACTATACTTATATAAAACCGGCCACCACCTCACAGTTAAAAGAGCAGGGCTTTGCAGCGGAAACCGAAAAGATAATTTACCTGTCTGATTTTGGTCAGCATGTAATGATCATACCCATTATGCGCTATGGCGAGGTAGAAATTCCCATCCGTACGCAAAAGCAGATCCACTCGATGGATAGTAAGGGCAAATACTTTTTGGTAAAACGTAATGAAGAAGCTGAAGGGCGGTTTATGGCCCTGCTCCTTAAGCAACATCAGTATTTTGAAGAACAAATAACCGACGACTTACAGTATTTCTATCTGCACAAAAAGCGTTTTTTAGATGAAAATTGGTTTCTGAGAGCTTTTGAAAATTGGCATAAAGCAGGTGTCACCATATTGGGCTTTAATGAGATAAGTGGCAATAAGCTTAACGGCAATAAAGCCAAGGTATCGGTACAGGTAAAAAGTGGTATTAATTGGTTTAATACCATTATCACAGCTCGTTTTGGCAAGCAAAAGGCATCTTTAAAGCATCTGCATAAAGCCATACGCAATAAAAGCAAGTTTGTGCAATTGGATGATGGCACGTTGGGAATTTTACCCGATGAATGGATGTTGAAATTCAACGAGTATTTTGCCGCTGCTGAAGTGGTAGACGAAATGCTATATACGCCCAAAGTCAATTACACATCCATAGTGCAGTTGTATGAGGATGCCATGCTGGATGCCGAGGTGAGCGATGAATTACGCAATTATCATAAAAAGCTTAGCAATTTTTCTCAGGTTGCCAATGTAACCGTTCCTGAAGGTTTACAAACTACTTTACGTGGTTACCAGCAGCAGGGTTTAAACTGGCTCAACTTTTTGGATGAATTTAACTTTGGCGGATGCCTGGCAGATGATATGGGGTTGGGCAAAACGGTACAGGTTATTGCTTTTATTTTGTCGCAAAATGATAAGGTTGAGCGCAATACCAACTTAATTGTGGTGCCTACCTCGCTCTTGTTCAACTGGCAGGCCGAGGTTGCCCGCTTTGCACCATCACTCAAAATACATACCCTTTATGGTGCCGACAGGCTGAAAAACACCGATGGCTTTGAAGATTATGAAATCATACTTACCTCATACGGCACCTTACTGTCCGACATTAATTTTCTGAAAAGCTTTGAGTTTAACTACGTTTTCCTTGATGAATCGCAGAATATCAAGAATCCTAATTCACAACGATATAAGGCTGCACGATTGCTTAAATCGCGTAATAGAATAGCTATTACGGGTACGCCTATAGAGAATAACACGTTTGATTTATACAGCCAGCTTTCATTTGCCTGCCCGGGTTTGTTGGGTAGCAAGCAATATTTTAAAGATATTTATTCAACGCCTATCGACCAGTTTAAAGTGAGTAAACGTTCGCTGGAGTTGCAAAATAAAATTAAACCGTTCATACTGCGACGCACCAAACAGGAGGTAGCCTCAGAACTGCCCGAAAAAACCGAGATGGTGCTCTATTGCGAAATGCAAGACGAGCAACGCAAAATATACGATGCTTACGAAAAGGAATTCAGGGAATTTGTATCGGCCACAAGTAACGATGAGCTGCCCAAAAGCTCTATGCATGTATTAAAAGGCTTAACCAAACTACGGCAAATATGCGACTCGCCTTTGTTGCTTAGCGGTGAGAAGCTGCCAGGAAAAGAATCTGCCAAGATTGATGTGCTTGTTGAGCAAATACTCAATAAATCGCCCGAGCATAAAATACTGGTGTTTTCTCAGTTTGTATCGATGCTTAACCTGCTGGCTAAGGAGCTTGATAAATCCAATATAGGCTATGCTAAACTTACAGGAACCACCCGCAACCGACAGGCTGTGGTAGATGATTTTCAAAACAACACCGACACCCGCGTATTCCTGGTTAGCCTTAAAGCCGGAGGCACCGGACTCAATCTCACCGCAGCCGACTATGTATACATCGTTGATCCGTGGTGGAACCCGGCCATTGAAAACCAGGCTATTGACCGTGCTTACCGTATTGGTCAGCAAAAGCATGTGGTTGCCGTTAGGCTAATTTGTCCCGATACCATTGAGGAGAAGATAATAATCCTGCAAGAGACTAAACGGAATTTGTCGGGCCACTTATTACAGCAGGACGGTAGTTTCTTTAAATCGTTAACGCGCACTGATTTGCTCGATTTGCTAAAGTATCCGTAA
- a CDS encoding OmpA family protein, translating into MKLSRINLVSFALVLGMAFQACKTKKVVTKPAEPAPVAKPAPPKEEKPAPPPPAPPKQEVPTPTKPNYNFNNIQFEFNSAVLKTGSYETLDKIAAEIKKDALKKFTINGHSSAEGTAAHNQSLSEDRANSVKQYLVNAGVDAASLNIKGWGESKPLNSNGTEEARAINRRVEVKIN; encoded by the coding sequence ATGAAGTTATCGAGAATTAATTTAGTATCATTTGCCTTAGTTTTGGGCATGGCATTTCAGGCCTGCAAAACCAAAAAAGTGGTTACCAAACCTGCTGAACCTGCACCGGTTGCTAAGCCGGCTCCGCCTAAAGAAGAGAAGCCCGCACCACCGCCACCTGCTCCGCCAAAACAAGAAGTACCAACTCCAACAAAGCCAAACTATAATTTTAACAATATCCAGTTTGAGTTTAATTCGGCTGTGCTTAAAACGGGGTCTTACGAAACACTGGATAAAATTGCCGCCGAAATTAAGAAAGATGCATTGAAAAAGTTTACCATCAACGGTCACTCATCGGCAGAGGGAACGGCGGCACATAATCAATCATTGAGCGAAGACCGTGCTAATTCGGTAAAACAATACCTGGTAAATGCCGGGGTTGATGCTGCCAGCCTGAATATAAAAGGTTGGGGCGAAAGTAAACCGCTTAACAGCAACGGCACCGAAGAAGCCCGCGCCATTAACCGCAGGGTAGAGGTTAAGATCAATTAA
- a CDS encoding molybdopterin-dependent oxidoreductase: MEEQEKLNRIIEARMKLKARFEEKMKQTPSVADDLPRGSGAPNRHGMPTIPIGQTATVKWPVLDLGYQPNIPLDRWRLTIDGAVENPLRLTWKEFLALPQTKGVSDFHCVTTWSKLNMHWKGVSMLDLAALVHPHENATHIMCYGYDTYSTNISLEEALKPDVLLVHTFEGQPLPIEHGGPARMITPQLYAWKGSKWIKRIEFLTEDKLGFWEDRGYSNTAYPWRNDRYSED, from the coding sequence ATGGAAGAACAGGAGAAGCTAAACCGCATTATTGAAGCGCGCATGAAACTAAAAGCCCGCTTTGAAGAAAAGATGAAGCAAACACCATCTGTTGCTGATGATTTACCGCGCGGGTCGGGCGCCCCAAACCGCCATGGTATGCCCACTATTCCTATTGGGCAAACGGCAACGGTTAAATGGCCGGTGCTGGATCTGGGCTATCAACCTAATATTCCTTTAGATCGTTGGCGTTTAACTATAGATGGTGCCGTTGAAAATCCTCTCCGTTTAACCTGGAAAGAGTTTTTAGCGTTGCCGCAAACTAAGGGTGTTTCCGATTTTCATTGCGTAACCACTTGGTCCAAACTCAATATGCATTGGAAAGGAGTAAGCATGCTTGATTTAGCGGCTCTGGTTCATCCGCATGAAAATGCAACTCACATCATGTGTTACGGGTACGACACCTATAGTACCAATATCTCGTTAGAAGAAGCGCTTAAGCCTGATGTTTTGTTAGTGCACACCTTTGAGGGGCAACCCTTACCCATTGAACACGGAGGACCGGCACGCATGATAACCCCGCAATTGTACGCCTGGAAAGGTTCGAAATGGATAAAGCGAATAGAGTTTTTAACCGAAGATAAATTAGGTTTTTGGGAAGACAGAGGCTATTCGAACACGGCTTACCCATGGCGTAACGACCGGTATAGCGAGGATTAA